Proteins from a single region of Apium graveolens cultivar Ventura chromosome 7, ASM990537v1, whole genome shotgun sequence:
- the LOC141673905 gene encoding uncharacterized protein LOC141673905 encodes MDWLTSFSAQIDCKDKRVVLSTPQGKKVTFKDQKQTQTFLTSMQAKKLIRKGCEAYLAYVVDKGREVSNPENIPVTEADHAEHLRIVLEVLRKERLYAKFSKCEFWLVEVRFLGHIVGRKGIRVDPEKIEAIMNWERPKRPIEVRSFMGLAGYYRRFVKDFSKDYSITFQLTLLERIKKCQDEVMTQENNQLTGEEICTRKDEQGVLKFSTIIWIPNVTELKDDILKEAHNSRFLIHPGITKMYHDLKKSLWWPNMKKEIAEWILKCDTCQRVKAEHQKPSCLIQLLKIPE; translated from the exons atggattggttgacAAGTTTCAGTGCTCAAATAGACTGTAAGGATAAAAGAGTAGTATTAAGTACACCTCAAGGTAAGAAAGTAACGTTCAAGGACCAAAAGCAAACTCAGACATTTCTCACCTCGATGCAAGCAAAGAAGTTGATTCGGAaaggatgtgaggcgtatttGGCGTATGTAGTTGATAAAGGTAGAGAAGTTTCTAATCCGGAAAACATTCCAGTG acagaagctGATCACGCAGAACATCTAAGAATAGTCTTGGAAGTGTTGCGAAAGGAGagattgtatgccaagttctcgaaatgtgagttttggttagtTGAAGTAAGATTTCTAGGACACATTGTTGGAAGAAAAGGAATTAGAGTAGATCCTGAGAAGATCGAAGCGATaatgaattgggagagaccgaagaGGCCAATAGAAGTGAGAAGTTTTATGGGACTAGCGGgatactacagaagatttgtaaaggatttttcGAAGGATTATTCCATTACTTTTCAACTGACACTACTAGAAAGgataaagaaatgccaagatGAAGTAATGACTCAAGAGAATAATcagttgacaggagaagagatttGTACCCGAAAAGACGAACAAGGTGTGTTGAAATTTTCAACAATAATTTGGATCCCaaatgtgactgaattgaaggATGATATTTTGAAAGAAGCACACAACTCAAGATTTTTGATTCACCCGGGAATTACCAAAATGTACCATGATTTGAAAAAGAGTTTatggtggccgaacatgaaaaagGAGATTGCGGAGTGGATTTTAAAATGCgacacgtgccaaagagtgaaagcagaacatcagaAACCAAGTTGTTTAATTCAACTATTGAAGATTCCAGAATAG